The Streptomyces sp. DG1A-41 genomic sequence GGCGTTCTCCACGTCGTCGTGGTCGGCGATCTCCGTGTTGGCGCCGCCCATGACACCGGCGAGCCCGATCGGGCCGCGGTCGTCGGTGATCACCAGGTCCTCGGCGTCCAGCGTGCGCTCGACACCGTCGAGGGTGGTGAGCTTCTCGCCCTGCTCGGCCCGGCGCACGCCGATCGTGCCCTGGACCAGGCCGCGGTCGTAGGCGTGCAGCGGCTGGCCGAGCTCCATCATCACGTAGTTGGTGACGTCGACGGCGAGCGAGATCGGGCGCATGCCGACCTTCTGGAGCCGGCGCTGGAGCCAGATCGGCGAGCGGGCCTCGGCGCTCAGGCCGGTCACCGTGCGGGCGGTGAAGCGGTCGCAGCCGGTGGGGGCGGAGACCCGCACCGGGTAGCCGTACGCGTTCGGGCCGGGCACGTCGATCAGGGCCGGGTCGCGCAGTGGCAGGCCGTAGGCGATGGCGGTCTCGCGGGCGACGCCGCGCATCGACAGGCAGTAGCCGCGGTCGGGCGTGACGGCGATGTCGAGGACCTCGTCGACCAGCTCGAGCAGCTCGATCGCGTCCTTGCCGACCTCGGTCTCCGGCGGCAGCACGATGATGCCCTTGGTGCCGTCGTCGCCCATGTTCAGCTCGTCGCTGGAACAGATCATGCCGCGGGACATCTTGCCGTAGGTCTTGCGCTCGGCGATCTGGAAGTCACCGGGCAGGACGGCGCCGGGCAGGGCCACGACGACCTTGTCCCCGACGGCGAAGTTGCGGGCGCCGCAGACGATCTCCTGGGGCTCGCCGGTGCCGTTGGCCTGGCCGACGTCGACGGTGCAGAAGCGGATCGGCTTCTTGAACTCCGTCAGCTCCTCGACGGTCGCCACCTGGCCCACGACCAGGGGGCCCTTGAGGTCGGCGCCGAGCCGCTCGACGGTCTCGACCTCCAGACCGGCCGAAATGAGCTTGGCCTGGACGTCGCGGCCGGTCTCCGTCGCCGGCAGGTCGACGTACTCCCGCAGCCAAGAAAGCGGGACCCGCATCAGATCTCCATCCCGAACGGCCGGGTGAACCGGACGTCACCTTCGACCATGTCTCGCATGTCCTCGACGTTGTGGCGGAACATCAGCATCCGCTCGATGCCGAACCCGAAGGCGAATCCGCTGTACTTCTCGGGGTCGACGCCGCAGGCGGTGAGCACCCGGGGGTTGACCATGCCGCAGCCGCCGAGCTCGATCCAGCCCTCGGACGAGCAGGTGCGGCAGGGCCGGTCGGGGTTGCCGATGGACTCGCCCTTGCAGACGTAGCAGAGCATGTCCATCTCGGCGCTCGGCTCGGTGAAGGGGAAGTAGTTCGGCCGCAGCCGGGTCTTCATGTCCGCGCCGAACAGGGACTGGACCATGTGGTCCAGGGTGCCCTTGAGGTCCGCCATGGTCAGGCCCTCGTCGATCGCGAGCAGCTCGATCTGGTGGAAGACGGGGGTGTGCGTGGCGTCCAGCTCGTCGGTGCGGAACACCCGGCCGGGGCAGACGATGTAGACCGGCAGCTCGCGGTCGAGCAGGGCGCGGGCCTGCACCGGGGAGGTGTGCGTGCGCAACACGACGCCGGATCCGGACTCGTCTGTGCCCTTGGGGCCCTGCACGAAGAACGTGTCCTGCATCTGCCGGGCCGGATGGTCGGGCAGGAAGTTGAGGGCGTCGAAGTTGAACCACTCCGCCTCGGCCTCCGGTCCTTCGGCGATCTCGTAGCCCATGGCCACGAAGACGTCCGCGACCCGCTCCATCATCGTGGTGAGCGGGTGCCGGGCGCCGGCCGGTACGCGGTCGTAAGGCAGCGTGACGTCCACCGCCTCCTCGACCAGCACGCGCGCGTCCCGCTCGGCCTCGAGTTCGGCCTGGCGGGCGGCGAGGCCCTTGTTCACGGCGCCGCGGGCCTGCCCGACGCGCTTGCCGGCGTCGGCCTTGGCGTGCGGGGGCAGGGCGCCGATCTCGCGGTTGGCGAGGGCCAGCGGGGAGGCGGGGCCGGTGTGGGCGACCTTGGCCTCGTGGAGCGCGTCGAGGGAGTCCGCGGCGGCGAAGGCGGCGAGCGCCTCGTCCCGCATGCGCTCGATCTCTTCCGGTTTCAACGCCTCGACCTCTACAGGGTCGTACGACTTATTCGGTGCCGACATCTCTTCCCGTGCTTCCGATTGGCTGGCTGAAGGTCCCCGTCACCGACTCCGATGGCCGTCTGCGGGACACAAAGGTGCCAATGGCCGAGTCTAACGGGGTGGAGGTATACGAATGCGCCCGTGGTCCTCAGGCGAGATACGCCGGGGCCGCCACGGGCAACGTAAATCGGAACTCGGCGCCGGCGCCGGGGGCGCGGCCGACCGTGATGGTGCCGCCGTGGGCCTCGACGATGCCCTTGACGATGTAGAGCCCGAGGCCCGTGCCGCCGCGCTTGCTGCCCCGCCAGAAGCGGGTGAAGACGCGGTTCATGGACTCCTCCGGGATGCCGGGCCCCTCATCGCTCACCGTGACCGACGTGCCGATGTCCTCGCCCTCGCGGGGGGACGCCGTGGCCGTGACGTCGATCGTGACAGTTCCCTCGCCGTGCCGCACGGCATTTTCCAGGAGGTTGCTGAGCACCTGGTCGATCTTGTCGGGGTCGGCCCACAGATCGGGCAGCGGCTGCTGGACCCGCAGCAGGAACCGGTCGGCGGGCTGCCCGGCGGCGACGTAGGCCTGGATGTGGCGTCCGACGGCGGCGCCGATGTCGACGGGCTGGCGGCGCACCTCCAGGCGGCCGGAGTCGATGCGGGAGATGTCGAGCAGCTCGGCGATGAGCCGGGTGACGCGGTCGGCGTCGGCGTCGACGGTCTCCAGCATCAGCCGCTTCTGGTCGTCGGTGAAGCGTTCCCACTTGGCGAGCAGGGTGGCCGTGAAGCCCTTGACGGAGGTGAGCGGGGAGCGCAGTTCGTGGGCGACGGTGGCGATCAGCTCGGCGTGGCTGCGCTCGGTGCGGCGGCGCGCCTCCGTGTCGCGCAGGGTGACGACGAGGCGGCGTACGGGCCCGGTGGGCCGGGTGCGGACGTAGCGCGCGGAGACCAGCACCTCACGGCCGCCGGGGAGGAGGAGGTTGCGCTCGGGCTGTCCGACCCGGATCGCGAGGCCGCCGTACGGGTCGGTCAGCTGCCACCAGCGTCGCCCCTCCAAGTCCTCTAATGGCAGGGCCTTCTCCAGGCGCTGCCCGAGGGCGTCCCGGGCGCGGACGGCGGTGATGCGCTCGGCGGCGGCGTTGAAGCAGACGACCCGGCCCTGCTCGTCGGCGACGACGAGTCCGTCGGGCAGCATGTCGGGGTCGATGCCGAGGTCGGCGAGATCACCGGGTGGCCGCGACGCGGCGGGCGGGCTCCCGGCGTCCTGGGCCCCCGGTGCGCTGCTCGTGCCGACGCTCATCCCCGTACCCCACCTCCAAGCTCCACAGAGGGGTCCCTGAGCTGGTCACCCTACTAGTTCCCGGTGACGGAGCGGCACCCTCCGGCGGCGCGCTGTGCACGTGCCGACGCATAGAGACATACGGCGGCGGCGGTGGCGAGGTTCAGGCTCTCGGCCTTCCCGTGGATCGGGACGCGGACGACGGCGTCCGTCAGGGCGCGGGTCTCCTCCGGAAGGCCCCAGGCCTCGTTGCCGAAGACCCAGGCGGTCGGCCCGCCCATGGTGCCCTTGTCGAGCTCGTCGTCGAGGTCGCGGTCGCCGGCCCCGTCGGCGGCGAGGACGCGCACACCGGCGGCCCGCAGCCCTTCCACCGCCTGCTCCACGGGGACGCCGACGGCGACGGGCAGGTGGAACAGGGAGCCGACGGAGGCGCGGACGGCCTTGGGGTTGTACACGTCGACGGAGGCGTCGGTCAGGACGACGGCCTCGGCGCCGGCGGCGTCGGCGCAGCGCAGCACGGTCCCGGCGTTGCCGGGGTCACGGACGTTGGCGAGAAGGGCGACGAGCCGGGGGCGCGCCGCGAGAACCTCCTCGAAGGGCGTGTCCAGGAAGCGGCAGACGCCGACGAGGCCCTGCGGGGTGACGGTGGTGGAGATGTCGGCGATGACCTGCTCGGAGGCGAGGTGCACCCGGGCGCCGGCGTCCCGGGCCGCTCCCACGATGTCGGCGTACCGCTCGGCGGCCTCCAGTGTGGCGAACAGCTCCACGAGCGTGTCCGCACCCCCGGCCCGGTACCCGGCCGCCTCCCGCACCGCCTGCGGCCCCTCCGCGAGGAACAGCCGCTCCTTGCCCCGGAAGTTCCGCTTAGCCAGCCGCCGGGCGGCCAGGACGCGGGGGAACGGGGGGAGATGAGCTCGGGGGTGGCGGGGGGCATTCCGTTCGCTTTCTCAGTAGCTGGCTGCACAGCAGGACCCGCAGGCCGAGCGGCCTGCGGGTCCTTCCGTCACATCGGCTCGAAGCCGGCGTCAGGCCGCCTTGGGGGCGTTGACGTCGCTCGGCAGCGCCTTCTGGGCGACCTCGACGAGCGCGGCGAACGCACCGGCGTCGTTGACGGCCAGCTCGGCCAGGATCTTGCGGTCGACCTCGATGTTCGCGGCCTTCAGACCCTGGATGAAGCGGTTGTAGGTCATGCCGTTGGCGCGGGCAGCGGCGTTGATGCGCTGGATCCACAGCTGGCGGAAGTCGCCCTTGCGCTTCTTGCGGTCGTTGTAGTTGTAGACCAGCGAGTGGGTGACCTGCTCCTTGGCCTTGCGGTACAGGCGCGAACGCTGACCGCGGTAGCCGGAGGCCTGCTCGAGGATCGCCCGGCGCTTCTTGTGGGCGTTCACTGCCCGCTTGACGCGTGCCACTTTTGACTCCTTGTAGCGGGGCCGCGGTGGTCTTCACACGGCCCGAAATCGATTGGGTCCCGGTCCTGACGTACGGCGCTCACGCGCCGGAGCGTCACTTGCCGAGAAGCTTCTTGATCTTCTTGGCGTCGCCCGGGGCCATCTCGGCGTTGCCGGTGAGGCGACGCGTCACACGGGACGACTTGTGCTCGAGCAGGTGGCGCTTGCCGGCACGCTCGCGGAGCACCTTGCCGGAGCCGGTGATCTTGAAGCGCTTGCTGGACCCGCTGTGCGACTTGTTCTTCGGCATAGCGCCGTACTCTCCTCGTCGGTGGCGCTCCGGTGCCCGGTCGCGAAAACCGGGCACGGTGGAGCGTCGTCTTGTTTCGGTTGGTCCTGGGACTCGCGTCCCCGGAGTCACGCCTCGGCGGGCTCCTCGGCCGGCGCCTCGACGTCCGCGTCGGTGTCCGCGGCGTTCTGCGAGCGGCCGGGGTTGGCCTTCGCTTCCGCCTTGCGGGCCTCCTGCGCCTGGCGAGCCTCGGCCATCGCCTCGGTCTTCTTCTTGTGCGGACCGAGAACCATGATCATGTTTCGGCCGTCCTGCTTCGGGTTCGACTCGACGAAACCGAGGTCCTGGACGTCCTCCGCGAGACGCTGGAGCAGTCGGTAGCCCAGCTCGGGCCGGGACTGCTCGCGACCACGGAACATGATCGTGATCTTGACCTTGTCGCCCTGCTTGAGGAACCGAACGACGTGACCCTTCTTGGTGTCATAGTCGTGCGGGTCGATCTTCGGCCGGAGCTTCATCTCCTTGATGACCGTGTGCGCCTGGTTCTTGCGCGCCTCACGGGCCTTCATGGCCGACTCGTACTTGAACTTCCCGTAGTCCATGAGCTTGCACACGGGCGGACGGGCGTTCGCCGCGACCTCGACCAGGTCCAGGTCGTACTCCTGCGCAAGCTCCAGTGCCTTGGCCAGGGGGACGATGCCCACCTGCTCGCCACTGGGACCGACAAGTCGCACCTCGGGAACGCGAATCCGGTCGTTGATGCGGGGCTCGGCGCTGATGGATCCTCCTCGGTAGCACCACGCGACGGTCTGGCGGACGGCCGCGTAACGTCTCTGTTCGATAGACCTAACCGCGCCGAAGCACAAAAAATGCCCCGGACGATTCCCAGGCGGGGCTCCTCGAACTACCGGAGCACCGCCGCGGGGGAGCCGCGGGGCGCGATTTCGGACGGAGCGCCGCCGCTGGGACGGGACCGTCTGACCGGTGACCCACCGCCCTGGGGGCGGTCAGGTGGGAGTTCGAAAGCCTCCACTTGTGGGTCGGGCTCGCGGGCCGCGAGGCATGCGGGTCCGACCGGTCGTTACACGAGATTACCAGCAATGGCCAGGAACGGCTAATTGTGGCGCCCCGGGGTCTGGTACGGCGCACGCCCGGCCTGCGCCTATCGTGTGAGGCATGAGTGAGACCCCTCCTGAGTCCCCCGACTTCGACGCCATGGCCCGCGACATCGCCGAGGTCCCGGCGGTCGAGGTGATCGTGACGGTCGCCGTCAACCTGATGAGTGCCGCCGCGGTGAAGCTCGGTCTGACCGAGGAGGGCGACAAGCACAAGGACCTGGACGAGGCCCGCAAGCTGGTGCACGCGCTGGCCGGCCTGCTGGACGCGTCCGCCACCGAGATCAGCTCGTTCCACGCGGCGCCCCTGCGCGACGGCCTGAAGTCGCTCCAACTGGCGTTCCGCGAGGCGTCGCTCGTCCCGGACGAGACGGGCAAGGGCCCGGGGGAGAAGTACACGGGCCCGGTCTACGGCTAGGTCCCGCCTCAGAGGTCCCGCCTCAGCGTTCGTACAAGGGCTCGCCCGGTGGCGTCGCCCCGGCCGGCAGCAGTGCCAGGTCGAGGCCGCGCACCAGGCGGGCCCTCAGTGTCTCGTCGGCGGCGAGCCGCCGGGCGACCGCCCGGGCGGCTTCGGCCGGGGCGGCGGACGGGTCCAGGACCAGGGTGAGGGTGCCGTCGGCCTGGCCCGGGCCGAGGTGGGCGCGCAGAACGGCCGGCTCGGCGGCCACGGCATCGCGTACGGCCTCGACGACGGCCGGGTCGGCGAGCGGGTCGGTGGTCGTACGGCCCTCCGCGAGGGCGAGCAGGGCGTGGCCGGTCAGTTCGAAGGGCACGGGCCCGGCCAGGTCGAGCACGACCGTGTCCGCCTTCTCGTGCGCGGCGGCCTGGAGGGCCTGGTGCAGGGGGACGGCGACGGGGCGGGCCGCCGGGTCCCAGCGGGCGAGGGAGTCGGTGGAGGTGAAGGCGGGCAGGGCGGTGCGGTTGCCCGCCTTCAGGGTCGGTACGGCCATGTCGCTGGTCTTCTCGCGGCGCAGTCCCCGCTCGTCCTCCTCGACCTCGCCGAGCACGGCCACGACGGGGACGAGCAGCCGGGCGCCCTTGAGGGCGTCGAGGACCGGTCCCACGGCACCGCGGTCCTCGGACCAGGCGGCGAGTGCCGCGCTCAGCCGGGGGTCGGCGGAGCCGTCGTCGTCGGAGAAGCCGGAGTCGGGGATGTTCTTGTTCGCCACGGTCGTCGACCCTATCGGCCGGGTGCAGCCGCGTCGGCGGGCGGCCCTGGTGGCCGGCTGCTAGAAGTCGTCGCGGCTCGTGCGGCGGCCCCGCCACAGGACCACGGCCGCGACCAGCAGGACGCCGCCGGCGCCGCCCGCGAGGGGGGCGGCCCAGTCGGCGGTGTCGTCGCCGGAGCCGGTGGTGTCCGGACCGCTGCCGAAGTACTTCGCGCCGTACGCCGCCGAGCGCAGGCCCTGCGGCTTCAGCCGGTCGGCGGCCTTGATGGCGGCGGCCGGGTCGACGAAGCCGAAGCCGCGGGAGTCGTCGCGGCGCCCGACGGGGGCGTTGCGGGCGGTGTCCTCCAGGAGCGACTTGATCTGAGCCGGGGTCAAGTCGGGGTGGGCCGCCTTGACCAGGGCGGCGGCGCCGGAGACGAAGGCGGCGGCGGCGCTGGTGCCCCAGCCCTCGTAGTACTTGTGGTCGGGGTCGGCGATGACGACGTCGACGCCGGGGGCGCTGACGGTGGCGTACCAGCGGCGGGTGGAGAAGGGGGCGCGGGTGCCGGAGCGGTCGACGGCGGTGGCGGCGATGACGCCCGGATAGGCGGCCGGGTAGGAGATGCGGTCGCCCTTCTCGCCGCCGTTGCCGGCGGAGGCGACGACGACCACGCCCTTCTTCAGGGCGTACTGGATGGCCTGGTCCTCGGCGGGTTCGGGGTGCGCGGAGGCGGAATCGTCGCCGAGGGAGAGGTTGATGACGTCCGCGCCGTGGTCGGCGGCCCAGCGGATGCCCTCGGCGAGGGCGTTGCCGCGGGTGCTGCGGGCCTTGGCCCGGGAGGGATCGCCGTCCTCCAGGATCACGCGCACGGGGAGGATCTTCGCCTCGGGGGCGATGCCGAGGACGCCGTCGGCGTTGCCCGGGCCGTGTCCGTGCCCGGCGATGATGCCGGCCATGGCGGTGCCGTGGCGGGCCCAGGCGCGGTCGCCGGGTTCGGCTCCGAAGCGGATCAGGTCCTTGCCGGGGAGGACGTTGCCGACCAGGTCGGGGTGGTCGGCCTCGACGCCGGTGTCCAGGACGGCGACGGTGATGCCTTCGCCCTTCGTGGTCTGCCAGGCCTCCTGGGTGCGCATCGCCTCCAGGGCCCATTGCTGGGCGCGGATGCCGTCGGCGTGGGCGGTGGTGGAGGGCAGGAGGACGAGGCCGGCGGCGAGCAGGACGCTCAGCGCCGCGGACCGGCCGGCCCTGGCTGCTGTGCCGGCCGGGTTCCTGGTGGCTTTCACGACGGCTGCTCCGTGGCCGAGCGGACGTTCTTGCGCAGGCCGCGTTCGACGCGGTCGGCGAGGCCCTGCGCCTCGTTGCCGAGGCCGGCCTGGGCGGGGGCGGTGGTGGCGCCGGGCCCCATGGCGTCCCCGGCGGGCTGCGGGTCGTCGACGGTCCGGCCGTCGGCCCAGCCGGAGACGGCGTAGACCACGACCGGGGCCTCGGTCAGCACGGAGACGGTCCAGGCGGCGCGCTGCTGCGCGCCGAAGTGGGCGGCGGGCGTGTCCTTCGCGGCGTACGGCAGGGGCATCAGGTCGCTGCGGCGGTCCAGGCGCTCCTTGCGGAAACGGTTCGCGAGGGAGGTCATGCCCGGGGCGTCGGCCTTGGTGAAGAGCAGGCCGACGGTGGTCACGTAGCTCTCGGTCGCGTCGGTGTAGGTGGCCCGCAGGAGCCGCTCGCAGCCGACGGGGGCGAGGGCCTTGCGCAGCAGGGGGTCGAAGGCGTCCTTGCAGCCGCTGTCCGGGGCGACCGCGATACGGGTCCAGGTGCGGTCGGCGCCGCCGGGACCGGCGCCCTGGCCCTCCACTGTGGGCGGGAACAGCTGGTCGACGGGCACGCTGTGCCAGAGGCTTCCGGCCGCGCTGAAGGTACTGCGCGAGCCCTCCTCCCCGGAGTCCCCCACGAGCCAGCTCCCGGTGACCGCGCCCGAGATGAGCCCCAGTCCGAGCACGAGACAGACGGCGGCAGCGGCGGCCTGGGACGCCCCGCGCCCCCCGAGCGGCCGGGGCCGCGCGTCACCGTCGTATCCCTCGGGCTCCCCGAGAGACACGACGGGGCGTGTGCCGGCGGGAGCGGGCGCGGGGGGCAGGGGGGCGCTCCAGGAGAGGGACGGGTCGGGAGAGACGTCGGCGGGCCGGTGGGCGGGTGCCGAGGGCATGCGCGGACCACGCCCGGTGGTGGCACCGGTGCCGATGCCGGCCTGCGGCTCGCGCGTGGGACGTGGCGGAACACCGGGCCGCGCGGAACCGGGGCGACCGAAGGATTCAGCAGGCCCGGAGGACGGGCGCTCGGCTCGCTCGGCGGATGACGGGTCCGCGGGGACCGGTCGCAGGCGGGCGGTCGTCTCCGAGGAGTTCTCGGCGGGGGCGCCGGTACGGCGTGACGTGGGGGCGTACCCCGGCCGGCCGGACGGGCCCGGCGTGGTGGGGAGGTGGCGCGGTCGCGGAGGGGCGTCGGGTGGGGTGGACGGCCTGTCCGGCTCGGGCCGCGTCACACGGCCGACACCGGGCCGCGCATCCGGGAAGCGGTCGGAGGCACGGGGCGGGGGCGGGGCGGCGGCGTCGGTACGCCGGGGAGCGACGGGCTCGGCAGACCGGGGCGCGGCCGCCTCGGGAGGCCGGGGGGCGGCGGGCTCGGCAGGACGGCGTGCGGCGGCGTCGGCACGCCGAGGAGCGACGGGCTCGGCAGACCGGGGCGCGGCCGCCTCGGGAGGCCGGGGGGCGGCGGGCTCGGCAGGACGGCGTGCGGCGGCGTCGGCACGCCGAGGAGCGACGGGCTCGGCAGACCGGGGCGCGGCCGCCTCGGGAGGCCGGGGGGCGGCGGGCTCGGCAGGACGGCGTGCGGCGGCGTCGGCACGCCGAGGAGCGACGGGCTCGGCAGACCGGGGCGCGGCCGCCTCGGGAGGCCGGGGGGCGGCGGGCTCGGCAGGACGGCGTGCGGCGGCGTCGGCACGCCGGGGAGCGACGGGCTCGGCAGGACGGGGCGCGGCCGCCTCGGGAGGCCGGGGGGCGGCGGGCTCGGCAGGACGGCGTGCGGCGGCGTCGGCACGCCGAGGAGAGGTGTTGCCGAAGCTGGGGAAGCGGGGGCGGCGGTTCGAGCCGTCGGTTTCGCCGGAGGCCGTGCCTCCACCCCGAGCGGCCGTTTCCTGGCCGGCGGCAGCTGACCCGTGGACGCCGGAGCGCCCCCGGTCGTCCATAACCGACGGGGTGTCACCCCCGGCCGGGTCGGACGGTGCCGTCTGGGCGTCCTCGGGCGGGGTCGGGGGCTGCGAGGGGCGCGGTGGCGTCGTGGGGCGTGGGGTGAAAGAGGCACGCCGTGCTTCCGTGCTCATGCACCCCCCGTTTCCTCGTACCCGGGCCGCTGCGTACCGCGCGGGCCGGCGTCGTCCTGCCCGAGGCCCGGCACTGAGTCGTCCCGGGCACACATACCCGTACGGATGGAGCGTCATCCCAGCGCGGAAGACCGGCCGGCGTCGCTCCGCCGTACGTGCGCGTCACTCTACGGCTTGTTCCTGCGCGAACGGGAACCAGTCCACGAGCCCGGGGCATCTGCCCGGAACGTCCCCCTACCCTGCGGTAATCCTGTCTGGCAGGCTGCGTTCATGACTGCGCGCGCCTCCGACCGGGCCCGTTACGACCGGGCCACCGCCCATCTCGACGCCCCTCTCGCGATCGTGGACCTGGACGCCTTCGACGCCAACGCCGCCGACCTGGTCCGTCGCGCCGGGGGAAAGCCCGTCCGGGTCGCCAGTAAGTCCGTGCGGTGCCGGGCGCTGCTGGAACGGGCCCTGGCCCGGGACGGTTTCGCCGGGATCATGTCGTTCACCCTCGCCGAGTCGCTGTGGCTGGCCCGCTCGGGGTTCGACGACGTGCTGCTCGCCTACCCCTCCGCCGACCGGGCCGCGTACGCCGAACTGGCCGGTGATCCCAAGCTCGCCGCCGCCGTGACCGTGATGGTCGACGACATCGCCCAGCTCGATCTCATCGACGCCTCGCGGGGCGGCGGGCGTGAAGTCGTGCGGGTCTGCCTGGAGTTGGACACCTCCCTGAAGCTGCTCGGCGGGCGCGTGCGGGTCGGGGCCCGGCGTTCGCCACTGCACTCCCCCGCCCAGGTCGCCGACATGGCCCGGGCCGTGGCCCGCCGGCCGGGCTTCGAGGTCGTGGGGATCATGGCGTACGAGGGGCATGTCGCCGGTGTCGGGGACGCGGTGGCGGGGCGGCCGCTGCGGTCCCGTGCC encodes the following:
- a CDS encoding SseB family protein, with translation MANKNIPDSGFSDDDGSADPRLSAALAAWSEDRGAVGPVLDALKGARLLVPVVAVLGEVEEDERGLRREKTSDMAVPTLKAGNRTALPAFTSTDSLARWDPAARPVAVPLHQALQAAAHEKADTVVLDLAGPVPFELTGHALLALAEGRTTTDPLADPAVVEAVRDAVAAEPAVLRAHLGPGQADGTLTLVLDPSAAPAEAARAVARRLAADETLRARLVRGLDLALLPAGATPPGEPLYER
- a CDS encoding ATP-binding protein, with protein sequence MSVGTSSAPGAQDAGSPPAASRPPGDLADLGIDPDMLPDGLVVADEQGRVVCFNAAAERITAVRARDALGQRLEKALPLEDLEGRRWWQLTDPYGGLAIRVGQPERNLLLPGGREVLVSARYVRTRPTGPVRRLVVTLRDTEARRRTERSHAELIATVAHELRSPLTSVKGFTATLLAKWERFTDDQKRLMLETVDADADRVTRLIAELLDISRIDSGRLEVRRQPVDIGAAVGRHIQAYVAAGQPADRFLLRVQQPLPDLWADPDKIDQVLSNLLENAVRHGEGTVTIDVTATASPREGEDIGTSVTVSDEGPGIPEESMNRVFTRFWRGSKRGGTGLGLYIVKGIVEAHGGTITVGRAPGAGAEFRFTLPVAAPAYLA
- the infC gene encoding translation initiation factor IF-3; this translates as MSAEPRINDRIRVPEVRLVGPSGEQVGIVPLAKALELAQEYDLDLVEVAANARPPVCKLMDYGKFKYESAMKAREARKNQAHTVIKEMKLRPKIDPHDYDTKKGHVVRFLKQGDKVKITIMFRGREQSRPELGYRLLQRLAEDVQDLGFVESNPKQDGRNMIMVLGPHKKKTEAMAEARQAQEARKAEAKANPGRSQNAADTDADVEAPAEEPAEA
- the pheS gene encoding phenylalanine--tRNA ligase subunit alpha → MSAPNKSYDPVEVEALKPEEIERMRDEALAAFAAADSLDALHEAKVAHTGPASPLALANREIGALPPHAKADAGKRVGQARGAVNKGLAARQAELEAERDARVLVEEAVDVTLPYDRVPAGARHPLTTMMERVADVFVAMGYEIAEGPEAEAEWFNFDALNFLPDHPARQMQDTFFVQGPKGTDESGSGVVLRTHTSPVQARALLDRELPVYIVCPGRVFRTDELDATHTPVFHQIELLAIDEGLTMADLKGTLDHMVQSLFGADMKTRLRPNYFPFTEPSAEMDMLCYVCKGESIGNPDRPCRTCSSEGWIELGGCGMVNPRVLTACGVDPEKYSGFAFGFGIERMLMFRHNVEDMRDMVEGDVRFTRPFGMEI
- a CDS encoding amino acid deaminase/aldolase; protein product: MTARASDRARYDRATAHLDAPLAIVDLDAFDANAADLVRRAGGKPVRVASKSVRCRALLERALARDGFAGIMSFTLAESLWLARSGFDDVLLAYPSADRAAYAELAGDPKLAAAVTVMVDDIAQLDLIDASRGGGREVVRVCLELDTSLKLLGGRVRVGARRSPLHSPAQVADMARAVARRPGFEVVGIMAYEGHVAGVGDAVAGRPLRSRAVRLMQAAAKRELAERRAEVVRAVRAVVPGLEFVNGGGTGSVQHTAAEDAVTEIGAGSGLYAPRLFDNYTSFSGRPAALFAQPVVRRPGVGVVTVLGGGYPASGAAGLDRLPVPYLPQGLRYDPQEGAGEVQTPLLGSPADDLLIGDKVWFRHAKAGELCERFDVLHLIEGDAVTATVPTYRGEGHTFL
- a CDS encoding DUF1844 domain-containing protein translates to MSETPPESPDFDAMARDIAEVPAVEVIVTVAVNLMSAAAVKLGLTEEGDKHKDLDEARKLVHALAGLLDASATEISSFHAAPLRDGLKSLQLAFREASLVPDETGKGPGEKYTGPVYG
- the mycP gene encoding type VII secretion-associated serine protease mycosin, whose translation is MKATRNPAGTAARAGRSAALSVLLAAGLVLLPSTTAHADGIRAQQWALEAMRTQEAWQTTKGEGITVAVLDTGVEADHPDLVGNVLPGKDLIRFGAEPGDRAWARHGTAMAGIIAGHGHGPGNADGVLGIAPEAKILPVRVILEDGDPSRAKARSTRGNALAEGIRWAADHGADVINLSLGDDSASAHPEPAEDQAIQYALKKGVVVVASAGNGGEKGDRISYPAAYPGVIAATAVDRSGTRAPFSTRRWYATVSAPGVDVVIADPDHKYYEGWGTSAAAAFVSGAAALVKAAHPDLTPAQIKSLLEDTARNAPVGRRDDSRGFGFVDPAAAIKAADRLKPQGLRSAAYGAKYFGSGPDTTGSGDDTADWAAPLAGGAGGVLLVAAVVLWRGRRTSRDDF
- the rplT gene encoding 50S ribosomal protein L20 produces the protein MARVKRAVNAHKKRRAILEQASGYRGQRSRLYRKAKEQVTHSLVYNYNDRKKRKGDFRQLWIQRINAAARANGMTYNRFIQGLKAANIEVDRKILAELAVNDAGAFAALVEVAQKALPSDVNAPKAA
- the rpmI gene encoding 50S ribosomal protein L35: MPKNKSHSGSSKRFKITGSGKVLRERAGKRHLLEHKSSRVTRRLTGNAEMAPGDAKKIKKLLGK